The Ferrimicrobium sp. genome includes a window with the following:
- the mltG gene encoding endolytic transglycosylase MltG, translating to MIKWRWLIVGVVALMILVIIGGGIAYDLESRPGPTGRSVAVVVTPGESVNAIFDQLASASVVRAPLLFKAYAEFKGVGTIDSGVYFLRTNEGYAETLGLLTGGPSSVKLTVLPGMTIDAIARQLKTMPSASLSERSFLTEASDPSSFRSPYLVGGDSLEGLLYPDTYFVDPLGTASELIQQMLDRSTQAFERDGLVPGANYHSLTSYQVIIAASIAEREANTPAGYSKVARVILNRLAANMPLQMDSTVRFASSNYTNPITGAQLKDPSAYNTYVHLGLPPGPIGSVDSAGIQAVLHATPGTWLYFVLLRGHKHLSFFQTFAAQQAAINRYGEQ from the coding sequence ATGATTAAGTGGCGCTGGCTGATCGTTGGGGTCGTCGCGCTGATGATCTTGGTGATAATCGGTGGTGGCATTGCTTACGATCTTGAGTCACGGCCTGGTCCAACGGGGCGCTCGGTTGCGGTAGTGGTCACACCAGGGGAGTCCGTCAATGCCATCTTCGACCAGTTGGCTTCGGCCAGCGTGGTGCGTGCCCCACTGCTCTTCAAGGCGTATGCCGAGTTTAAGGGCGTTGGTACCATTGATTCTGGTGTATATTTCTTGCGCACCAATGAGGGGTACGCCGAGACTCTCGGTCTGTTGACGGGTGGGCCGTCGTCAGTCAAGTTGACGGTACTCCCAGGGATGACCATCGACGCGATCGCACGTCAGCTCAAGACGATGCCAAGCGCAAGCCTTTCAGAGCGGAGCTTTCTCACTGAAGCGAGCGACCCCAGCTCCTTCCGTTCGCCGTATCTCGTCGGGGGAGACAGCCTTGAGGGGTTGCTCTATCCGGATACGTACTTCGTTGATCCTCTCGGGACGGCGTCCGAGTTGATTCAACAGATGCTGGATAGGTCGACGCAGGCCTTCGAACGCGACGGGCTGGTCCCTGGTGCAAACTATCACTCCCTTACCAGCTATCAGGTCATCATCGCCGCCTCGATCGCCGAGCGTGAGGCAAACACGCCTGCAGGATACTCCAAGGTAGCCAGGGTGATCTTGAATAGACTCGCTGCTAACATGCCACTTCAGATGGACTCTACCGTCAGATTTGCTAGCTCCAACTACACGAATCCGATCACCGGAGCCCAGCTCAAGGACCCCTCTGCCTACAACACCTACGTCCATCTCGGGCTGCCGCCAGGCCCGATTGGCTCAGTCGATTCAGCCGGTATCCAGGCGGTCCTACACGCCACGCCCGGTACCTGGCTCTACTTTGTTCTCCTGCGGGGTCACAAACATCTGTCATTTTTTCAGACCTTTGCAGCCCAGCAAGCAGCGATCAATCGTTACGGAGAGCAATGA
- the ruvX gene encoding Holliday junction resolvase RuvX, translating to MRVLGCDPGERRIGLAISVGTSALPLSVIERSDGWVEAIRAAVDHYGVELMVVGVPFALSGSMTASTTMARTFIAEVTAAIKVPVVEMDERFSSRAAERSLSAAGVSMRRQRGRIDDLAAADILQRYLDRAVDD from the coding sequence ATGAGGGTTCTCGGCTGCGATCCGGGTGAGCGCAGGATTGGACTGGCCATCAGCGTCGGCACTTCTGCCCTCCCACTCTCGGTTATCGAGCGCAGCGACGGGTGGGTCGAGGCGATTCGTGCCGCAGTAGATCACTATGGCGTCGAGTTGATGGTCGTTGGAGTTCCTTTCGCACTGAGCGGATCGATGACTGCGTCTACCACCATGGCGCGCACCTTCATCGCCGAGGTCACCGCGGCCATCAAGGTGCCGGTGGTCGAGATGGATGAGCGGTTTTCGAGCCGCGCGGCGGAGCGGTCGTTGAGCGCTGCTGGGGTATCGATGCGTCGGCAACGAGGAAGGATCGACGACCTAGCGGCAGCCGACATCCTTCAGCGATACCTCGATCGGGCTGTTGATGATTAA